GATGGAGCCCGGTACCTCGGCTTGTCAGCAGCCGTTGGGCAGTTTCTTGCAAAACGGTGTCAGGGAAAGGGACTCCGATCGCGTCCACCGGCCGTGCAGGAGACCGTCCACGGGAAGCCCCAGCGAATCCAGTCCTCCCGCGTGATCCAGGTCCGGGTGGGTGAGGACCACCCATTCGATCCGCTCCACGCCATGTCGCGTCAGTTCTTGTCGGAGCGAGGATTGCTCGACGGGGCCCGCGTCGATCACCACCGCT
This DNA window, taken from Fibrobacterota bacterium, encodes the following:
- a CDS encoding MBL fold metallo-hydrolase is translated as MRLVAWFALAAVSCLVGCMQTDPQEESPALLLVAPDVGQGHGVALVRDHRAVVIDAGPVEQSSLRQELTRHGVERIEWVVLTHPDLDHAGGLDSLGLPVDGLLHGRWTRSESLSLTPFCKKLPNGC